In Humulus lupulus chromosome 6, drHumLupu1.1, whole genome shotgun sequence, a single genomic region encodes these proteins:
- the LOC133783943 gene encoding spermidine hydroxycinnamoyl transferase-like, which yields MAVNLNNSSIVKPAEPGAWNGSLTLSELDLIGSIAHVPIVYLYPAPPEKWLKENDTVFNVLKESLSRALKIFYPLAGRLRWIEGRANVLELDCNGKGAKFIEAECESTLDDFHNDQLASLTDQYRNLCPDVDYNIPLQDIPVTLVQATRFACGGISLAVSLSHAVLDGQSAFSFISEWASLTRGEGVKQMPYFDRKCMRAGEPATVIRDDDPTGFHLSELLPDHDEEIKSSNGGENAVLPKQKTTMAILKLGKLDMEKLREKANNGLCFNISVADRSYTRFELLAAHVWRCACKARKHEPEQPTSLGICVDSKRRLNPPLPNGFIGNATFDVTATGISGELVSKPLGHAVSIIKATLKKVTSEFIWSAVDYLKYQTDLSMFQSPLPTNRDESFVYQNPNLGIISWLGLPMYGQDFGWGKEIDMVLGEIEPGSVVLIPDCNDDGSMVVALRLQTDHMDSFKNHFYNII from the coding sequence atggCGGTGAACTTGAATAACAGCAGCATAGTGAAGCCAGCTGAGCCTGGAGCATGGAATGGCAGCCTTACACTCTCTGAATTAGATTTAATTGGCTCCATAGCTCACGTCCCAATTGTGTACTTATACCCAGCTCCTCCTGAAAAATGGCTCAAAGAAAACGACACCGTTTTCAATGTCCTCAAAGAATCATTGAGCCGAGCACTCAAGATATTTTACCCACTAGCCGGCCGCCTTCGGTGGATTGAAGGCAGAGCTAACGTCCTCGAGCTTGACTGCAACGGGAAAGGAGCTAAGTTCATCGAAGCTGAGTGTGAGTCGACATTGGACGACTTTCACAATGATCAGTTAGCTTCACTGACTGACCAATATCGTAATCTATGTCCAGATGTAGACTACAATATCCCACTCCAAGACATACCTGTGACTCTAGTCCAAGCCACTAGGTTTGCTTGTGGGGGGATAAGCCTGGCCGTAAGCCTTTCTCATGCTGTCCTTGATGGTCAATCTGCTTTTAGCTTCATCTCCGAGTGGGCTAGTCTCACTCGAGGCGAAGGAGTGAAACAGATGCCGTATTTTGACAGGAAATGTATGCGAGCAGGAGAACCGGCGACAGTGATCCGGGATGATGACCCAACCGGATTTCATCTTTCAGAGCTGTTACCTGATCATGATGAAGAGATCAAATCATCAAATGGTGGAGAAAACGCTGTGCTCCCCAAGCAGAAAACTACTATGGCCATACTAAAGCTTGGGAAACTAGATATGGAGAAACTAAGAGAAAAGGCTAACAATGGCCTATGTTTCAACATTAGCGTAGCGGATCGTTCTTACACTAGATTCGAATTGTTGGCGGCCCACGTGTGGAGGTGTGCATGCAAGGCACGAAAGCATGAACCAGAGCAGCCAACGTCGTTGGGGATATGCGTCGACTCTAAGCGCCGTTTGAACCCACCACTACCAAACGGCTTCATCGGCAATGCCACGTTCGACGTGACCGCCACTGGGATATCTGGAGAGCTGGTATCGAAGCCCTTGGGACATGCAGTCAGCATAATCAAAGCAACATTAAAAAAAGTAACGAGTGAGTTTATCTGGTCAGCTGTTGACTATTTGAAATACCAAACGGACTTGAGCATGTTTCAAAGTCCTCTTCCCACGAACCGCGATGAATCTTTTGTCTATCAGAATCCAAACCTGGGCATTATAAGTTGGTTAGGGTTGCCCATGTACGGACAAGACTTTGGGTGGGGAAAGGAGATTGATATGGTTCTGGGAGAAATTGAGCCAGGATCAGTGGTTCTTATTCCTGATTGCAATGATGATGGATCAATGGTTGTGGCTCTCCGTTTGCAAACAGACCATATGGATTCATTTAAAAATCACTTTTACAATATCATATAA